TTGATACCAACAACAAAATTTAGGGTTGCCAAAGTTAGGGATTGGAACAACCTCATCAAAAATGATGGAACCACGCCTTGAAGGACACACTGTGGTGGATCTAAACTTCACAACCTTGGGCAAGAAATCCCTTTGCTTCATGGCGAACTTGTTCCCCCAATTTTCCTCTCCTTCACTTTCTCTATTGGTTTTATCTTCTTATCCAATGGAACAGTGGAGTTTTTTTTTTTGTTGCGAGaaattttcaatctattcatctttaatcatggcagtacaacgaacaccagaaataataaaaactacatccagatccatagaccacaTAGAGATGGTTATACAAGCACTAAAGCGAGCCAAAGGCatgccgccgtcatcacccctccctcgcTGGAGCCGGGCAAAACTTGCTGTAATAGACAGTCAGAAAGTCGTTgttctaaggccccataggacaagCACACTAGAACAAGCAGCCGCCGCCGATGATGAAAAGCGCAGATCGGAAGGATCCTACCCGAAGACACACGAATATAGACAAACAAAGACCAGATCCACCAAAGAAAACCACCAACTGAATCTTGCGAGATTTGCCGGAGACATACCCCCACACACCCTTTGACAATGCTAGATACACAACCAGGACGGGGGCTTGGCGAGGAGAACCTTATTCAATATTCAGGGAGCCGCCACTGTCTcgccctgagcaggacacaaaccctaagaaaactcaCATAGACATCTAAAAATGGAGCCCTCCCGCCGGTAAAGGCCGGGATCCACTGCGCCCCATGGCCCTAAAGCAAAAGAAGACGAGATAGATCAGCGGCGCCATTGAcgggaggcagaaaccctagcCACCTTTTCCCAAGGAGAAGACGCAAGGAACTTTCACAATGGAATAGCGGAGTCTAACCTGGAATTTTCATCACTTATCTTGGCGGTTGCTAGATGGGAAGCTAAAACACCCCCCTCACCTCATGTGTAGTCAAAAACACTCATATGTCATAATCGTAATGGGTGGTGAGCTCTTACACATGTTTGCTCAACAATAAAGGGTACCAAGTGTTACCTCCTCACATCCCATTGAAGGAGGATATCCTACAGTTTGTTCTTAAGTTACCTTGGAAAATAATTTATGTAAGTTCCAGTACACTACAATGGCAGATATCACATCATTCATCATTTCCTCTTGTGCTAGCAATCTAGGGAGAAAGGGAAAAGTTGCATGCTTCTATTGTATTATTGGTGCTCCAAATTGAAAAATGCATATGGTTGCTTGATAAATATATGTGTAGCCTAAACCCAATATTTATAAATGTACCTCAACCAAATGTGTTAGCATACTAACCACATATGTAGCCTTAAACTATAAGTACAAATTTAAGAAAATTATCTGAAACTTATTTATTTTTACCTATTCGACAACGGACTAAAAGTTGTAAGGAATAGAAGTATGGAAGTGAAATGTAATATGAAGGTCCCAAAAGTCCCTTTCCCATGGATGACATGTAATCCTTGTTCTATAATATCACTAAAAAAAGATAGTGTCACTAATTTTGTTTCCATACTTCCAGGGGCAGTTACAAGATGGAGAGGAAATTGCAGCTAAAAGACTAGCCAGATATTCAGGACAGGGTTTCACAGAATTCAAAAATGAAGTCGAACTTATTGCGAAATTACAACACAATAATCTGGTCAAGCTCTTGGGATGTTGCATTTAGGGAGAGAAAAGACTTTTGGTGTATGAATATTTGCCAAATAAGAGTTTGGACTTTTTTATCTTTGGTATGCAGAAaagttaaaccatattttagattgTTGCTCGTCGATACTTCAAACCATGTTCTCTAATGTGCAGATCAGAATAGAACAACTTTGGTTGATTGGAACAAACGACGTGAAAGGCATAGCCCAAGGTCTTTTGTATCTCCACAAGCACTCTCGGCTACGCATCAGACATAGAGACCTTATTAAGGCAAGCAACATTCTCTTGGACCAGGATATGAATCCTAAAATCTTTGATTTTGGACTAGCAAAAAATTTCAGCTCCAATGATACTCAAGGAAACACAAATAGGGTGGTGGGAACATAGTAAGCATATATGTCATAATTAAAGCATAGTTAGTTCCTACATCATGATTGTGTGTTTTGATATAATATTTTCCTTGTGCTTCTATATCTCTTTCAGTGGTTATATGTCTCCTGAGTATGCCTATAAAGAGATTTACTCAATCAAATCAGACGTGTTCAGCTTTGGTGTGTTACTTCTCGAGATCCTTAGTGGAAAAAGGAATTCTGGTTTCCACAAGTCTGAAGATTTTATCAACCTCCTTGGATATGTGAGCGCTTCTGAACTCTCGGACAAAACTTATATAATTTTGGAGACTTAATTTGGCATGCATGTGATGAAAAATAATTCTGCAGTCGTGGCAGCTCTGGGAATGTGGAAGATATCTTGAGCTTCTAGAAGCATCAATTGTAATGGAAATTCATCCAGCAGAGGCGAGAAGGTTCATTCACATTGTACTGATGTGCGTACAAGAGAATGCAGATGATCGACTAACCACGTCAAATGTCGTTGCAATGTTAAACAACGAGAATGTTATTCTTCCAGATCCTAATCATCCAGCATACTTCAGTCTAAGAGTACCTAATATACATGAATCGGCCACTGTTGTTGTGACATGTAGTAATAATGATGTAACCATTACTGAGCAGCCAGATGGAAGATAATTGGTCACTTTGTTTCCATTTTTGTGGCTGTAAGCGATTTCTCACCAAGAAAAGATTAGTGATCATGTGTTCGTAGGAACCAGTGGATCACACAAGAAAACTCCAAGGGAACAAACACAAAGATATATGTCCTTTTATCAATTAATTTTCCTAATATATTTTGAACATATCTTAGAGTACAGGTAGTGATAGCTTACACAAAAAACATTTATATATTCCATTGTTGCATGCGAAAGAAAAAAAACGAGGAACAAAGAAACAAGGACAGTATTATGAAACTGTTCCACATCATTTGAATAATAGCAAACCAAGAAAAGTATCATATAGCTAGTAATCAGCCTGTCCAACCACATGCTTATGAAAAAAGAGACCACCCAACACAAACCCATATAGGAAACATCTGCATATAACTCAGCAGTCCATGCAATGCTTGTCCTTTATTAAACATCTGCATAGAACTCAGCAGTCCATTGTTGCATGGAAAGGTCATCATGTAAAATAATATACAGAAAGGGAATAGACTTATAACAAACTAAAGTCAAAAGCAACTGAAGGGGGTTATATTAATTTTTGACCTTGGTAACATGGATCTTCGTAGCCACCGGTAAGTCCCTTTGTACCATGGACAGGATCTTCTCCATTTGTGCAGTATATTGGACTTCATGGTCATCTCTTGCGTTGTGCTTGATTTCTACCAACTTAAGGCTGGAGATTGTGCAACCCATCTTAAAAATGTTCGAAGCAGCAGCACCATATTGAAACTCTTGGCACTGCACAAATGAGCAAAGCAAATAATTTAAGACCTAAGACATAGGAGTACAATATATATTGAGGTAGAAAAATTTACTAACTGAAATTAAAAGTATGTACCCCACAATTGTTGAGAGTAAGCTTCCCAAGGGTAGGCGTATTATGCAAGAAGGACCACAACGTCTGAATGTTGTCACCTATCTCACACTTGTCAAGGACCAAGGTTTTTAGGTTGGCGAGTTGTGGTAATTTGTTTTGCTTCTCATCAAGTATTGCCTGCAACATAGGACGGGGGAGCAAATCATCATCACTTGTCCGCGCCGTAGTTCGATAAAACCCCGCTGGAAATCGAGTACCGGTGATGGAAGATCTGGAATATGTTGCTCTGCTACTGCCTATATATATTGTAAGTGACAAGAAGATGGTTAATTTATAATCTAATTGAGAGAATAAATGTGTGTTCGCTAATTGAAACGAAGTGCGCACCATATCTCCAAAGCCTGACAGCTCCAAGTGACTGACGTTGGATAGAGATCGGAGAAGTTTGCATAAAGCTATTAGCAAATCTTTGTCATCTTGATGATAGTAGCaacttccatgtacctgccgaactttAGGCTTGTCCAGGAAGTGGATGGATGCTTCGACAGGAGAAGCCGCCTCACACACGGTGACAGCGAAAACGCCAAGGCGGCGAAACTGAACGACGAGGTGTAGCGAGGCGAGACGAGGGGCGTCGACGAGGAAGTGTAACCTTGTTCCTTCATTGGATGTGGGCGAGTTATCAACAATGAGGTTCTTGAGCGTCTCGGACGCGATTCTTGAGATTTTGGACATCTCCGTGCCTCTGATCTCGAGGTCTTGTAGGACGGGGAGCCCGGCGCTGAGGTGCTTCTCAAAATCCTTGTGGAGACATACGTTATGGAGGCGCAGCTTGTTGAGGCGGTGGGTGCCAGGACCAGACGCCAGAGGAGGCAGCTTGATGCCGGAGACGTCGAGGGTCGCCGGGGAGCACTGGAGGCCACGTCGAATCCACCTGGTGTGCGACCTGCAGTAGGAACGGTCGTGGAGGAGGCGCATCCATATGGGCCAGGAAGAGGGCAAGCTCAACCGCAGGGTGCCCAGCGGCGAGGCACACGCGCCACGACGGAGCAAGAGACTGTCGACGAAATCGTCAAATTTGTCgagctcctcatcctcctcctcatcgtcgtcctcgctgAACCGGGGTTTGAAGCTCACATTGTGCTGACGGTGAGCCACGGATGCCCACTCCCCTGCGTCGATGTCGAGGCACGGCGCGGTGAGCCAGAGGCGGCGCCATGTCGACGACAGCGCGCAGGTCTGCACGAGCTGGCGGGCCTTCAGGCGCGACATGATGTCCTGGAGGAGGCACTCCGGCAGCTCGCTCAGCCGGTCCACATCGTCGGAACGCCGTCGCTTGGCCATGGAAGCAGATGCTGGGGAATCCGATCTGATCTCACGTTGCAGGGCCCGTCCGCTTTCTTGACGCCGAAATTTGTTTAGATCCGATTCTCCCGGACCCTAATAATTTCCGTCGGTCCGTGGACCCGAACAGATCATCAAAGTGGGCCGTTTACAGCTCTCGCATGAACAGCTCCGTTACAAAAAATAATCAGAGACGGTCGCGTTCGAGATCAAATTGCAAATCCATTGTGTCGGTGGCGTCCATATATTTTtgagaaaaaaattatatgagaccagctcTTACGGTTAGCAGGTGAGATCCGTCCTGATGGATAACACgtgacattcacaaatcacaaaacaTCCATAAATCACGTGTCATCCATCAAAATGGGTTTCGCGTGAGACCAGTCGCATAGAATTCTTTTCCATATTTTTGGCCCGTTCGCttagaaaaggaaataaactagcctaTAGCCTATACAAAACCTAGCGATCGAGAGAATCGAGCGCAACGAAAGTATCGCACGTCGTCTCCAACCCATCCACCTGATCATCGATCGTTCTCGACACATGGTCCAGCCGATGCGTATGCCGCCGCCGCAGCCCTACGAGTACGACGACTACGACCCCACGAGGGGCACGATCTCCTGCTTCACGGACCACGGCCTCGCCGATGACCCCATCTCGGCCGCCACGCTCGAGGCCCTCCGCGTCATCCTCGTCGGCCACTACGACGAAGCGTTCCGGCGGCTGCCCGTCGAGGACATGCCGGACGGTCTCGACCTGACCCAGCTCGCCGACCGCGGCGGCTTCTGCCTCGGCCTCCTCGATCCCGTTACCAACATCGTCCTCAACAccatctccctcctccaacacggaTTCGAGTTCGAGGCAAACCCTAGCCCGGCGCCGTCCGGTCCAGGACGCAGGATGCCGTCGGGCCGCCGAAACGAGAGCAGAGATGCATGGCACGGCGTCGCGTGCAGGTCCAGCGGGTGCCTCCTCGAGTTCATGAGGGCCTACTTCGGACTGCTCAGCGAGGAGCAAGCCGGGCGGTACCTCGTCTGGGCGCGTGCCGACATCGCCATGGCGGTTCTGCTCGTCGAGCACGAGCTCTACGTCGCCCGGCCTGCGCCGCCGGACCCTGGCTCTGGGAGGACGCGGCAGTCTCTCAGGCTCGCGGCTATGCACATGCAACACCCTTCGCCGGACAGCCTCGTGTCGCTCGCGACGGCGTGGCTTCCACCGCAGAAGCTCGAGATACTTGCCCCCATCCTACGACACGACGGCGGTTGGAATAGGCTGGCTGTCCAAGACGTAAAGAACATCCTCCACGTGCTGCGCCACCAAGACGACATCTCCGCCATGGCTACATTGCAGTCACCGCCGCCGCTTGAAGAAGGCACTACGAGCTGCATCTACCTTGGAGATGGCCGGATCGCGTACACCACCATTGTCCAGCGAGCCGGCGACCACATCGCATCTCTACGGCGTCTTCAAGACACGCAGTCCACGCTAATCTCTTACTCCATGGCACCATCGTGGGCGACACGCACGACGGCGGGTCCGCGCGACTCCCCTTGCACGTACATGGGGTGTCTCGACGTGGACAACGCCCGAAAATGCCCGTACGTAAGGTCTCTGGAGATGTCCCTCCTGGGCACCATCCATGGATTCTACCTCAGGGCGCTCGCCATGCTGCCAAGCTATGCCGCGCGCCACCATGTACGCGGCATCCTCCTCGCCGGCCACTGCTACGGCCCTATGGACCCTGTCTCCAACATCATCCTGAGCACCGTCTGGTATGACGTGAACTTCCCGCTCCCCGTGGCTGATCGTGGGATGCAGGCGCACGACATCCTTGACACCCTCACCATGCTCAGGGTGGTCACTAGCTCCCTGCACGGCCTCATAGCTCTCCTGCACGCCAACTCCGGCAAGCATCTGCCGTTGCACGAGATCTTGAAGTACCTCTGCTACAGGAAGTGCGACTTGGCCACCATGTTACATCCACATCTACACCGGAGCTCTCCCAACCCTTTTGCCAGCGCCGCCGCTGCTGCTCGTCACCCGCAAGCGTCCGCTTGGGCAACATTTCTTTCATCATTGGCACCGACGAAGCTAGACCAGATACGGTCCTCGATGATTAGTGCCACTGCCAACAACACTGCGCTTTCTTACGAGTCTTTGACCCAGATATACAACATCCTCAGAGAGGAAACCCGGACGGCGATGATTCTGCCGGCTCCCAGACTCTGTCGGACGGCGGTGAGCATTCTCACAAGAAAGAGGGAGGCCTATGCTCACCAGCAGAGCTTCATTCGCGGTAGGATTGAACAGTTACTGCTGGAATACGCGCGTCGCCATCCTTCAGAAACAAAATATGATCTGGATTTTATATGCGGTGTAGCCGTAACAGTAACCGGTCACCAGGATCAATGCTACCATGTCAATTTCATGGCAGCTACCAAATCGACATCCAAGAACACACTTTTCTTTGCCGAGTTTTGGTGGGCATATCAAGATCAGTCAAAGCCTTCCGTATGCTGCCCTCTGCCCCAACCGTATACCATGGGTAAGTACTAAATAAGTAGACTTTTCATCCTTAATATGTTGAGTTCTCAAGTATATTTAAGGAGTGCAAACTTCTCAAAATAAATGTGCATTCGTTTGGTGCAAATTTGGTTCTGCCAACAGGTCGTTGCTACTACGGCCAGGAGTCTGCTCGTAAGCTCGCCTATCCGGATGACTCCATCGACTATTTCTCACACGACATTACTCATGGCGGACTAGATGACACGGAAGGCATACTAGACACGGACTTTTTGTACTTCGACTCCAAGAGGGACGTCGAACTTGCCAAGGTCTTGCAGAGGATGGGCAAGAAAGAAGAGGTCATGCAAAGGTCCTCTACTGGAAGGCGTGCTGAATGGACCGCCGGTGTTCCTCTGTGTTAGGTTTATTCATGCTTTGAATTATAATGTAGAAGTGTTTGGAGAAAGCTGGATACACTAGTTAACGAGAATAGTTGGGTGTGGATTAGTGTAAACCTTAAACTTGTTAATTgctagctcaatgtgatcaacCATTTGACATCTGCCTCCTCCGCGGTGATGGTAAATGGTAGACCAGCACCATACGTAAAACCTTGAAAACAAGGAAGGCCCATATAGATTAGGGACAACGCAGGCGCCGCAACCCCACGATCCTACACTTACCAAATTTCCCAATTTCCAGCCAACTAGGGGCGGTTTGTTGGGACAAACTCCggaccatctccctctccctctctctctctctctctcttaggtgAAGGTGAATACCCGGCTCGGCAACACACCGGCTCTTACATGCAAGACTATAGACGCCCTGGACACTAACTCCAGCCACTAACCAGCTAGCTGTTTGTTGCCAGCTCCCGCTGACGGCTCGGCCAAGACCAACCGGCCGTGATCAAGATTAATGCTTACACGGTTAGCATTAAACAATCTACTAATCTCTTTCAACTTTTACATTATGCCCCTAAAAAATATACAGTTGATGTAATTATGTGATATTTGATGTCTTTCTTGtgagaaaacttccaatctatttatctttaatcatgacagtacaatgaatatcagaaataataaaaattacatcttgATCCGCAAACCACCTAGCGACgattacaagcactgaagcgagccgaaggcgcgccgccgtcatcgcccctcccttgtCGGAGTCCAGCACaaattgttgtagtagacagttgaaaagtcgtcgtgctaaggccagcGCACCAAAACAGCAACCGCCaccgatgaagaataacgtagctCGAGAGGATCCACCCCaaagacacacgaacatagacgaacgATAAGCGGATCTGAGCAAATCCACCGAGGATAAATCCACCGGAGACACACCGCCACACGCTCACCAATTATGCTAGACACACCATCGAAATGGGGGCTAGCGGGAAGACCTTTATTTCAACtttagggagccgccgccgtctcgccttcctgagtaaaacacaaaccctagcaaaaatCAAAAGAACGACTAATAACGAAGCCCTCCGCCGGCCCTTGCCAAGATCCACTACACCCCCATGGCCATCGGAGGCGAGGCAGACCTGTGGCGGCACCAACGAGAGGCACGAACGAGCAAGGCATTGGGAGGAACCAAACTCAACAACGTCACCACTGCCACCTTACAGGCCTCCAGCGGCGGGATTCACCATGACCTTCGCACGCCTGGGTGGCCAATGGTTAAAGCACAATCAGAGATGATGGCCACCGCCGATCTCGTCGCCACACACGGTGAGCTATCGCTTGGTACCAGCCTTCGTGCCGATGAATATAGTCATGCTCATTGTGTTTGTTCTTGTGCATGATGGTTTTAATCCAGTACTTTAGGGTTATTTCATGATTATATTTGTGCTGATATATTGTTCGGTTAAAATTACAATTGCGTCAGTAATTAGGAGTGGCTAGTTCGACTGGTTACCAACTGTAGTTTGTGACGTGCGGGCGTGAGTTCGAGTCGAGGTCCCAGCTTAATTCTAGTGAGTTTTTACATTCAGCGCCTGCAAATGGGCCAGCCCGTTTTGCGCACTCTTCAGCGAAGGCTTTTCTGTTTGCCGCTCGCGAGCATTCAATAGGACCTTTCCTCGCGTTCATCGAGCAGCCGCGAA
The Triticum dicoccoides isolate Atlit2015 ecotype Zavitan chromosome 3A, WEW_v2.0, whole genome shotgun sequence genome window above contains:
- the LOC119273527 gene encoding uncharacterized protein LOC119273527, which produces MSLLGTIHGFYLRALAMLPSYAARHHVRGILLAGHCYGPMDPVSNIILSTVWYDVNFPLPVADRGMQAHDILDTLTMLRVVTSSLHGLIALLHANSGKHLPLHEILKYLCYRKCDLATMLHPHLHRSSPNPFASAAAAARHPQASAWATFLSSLAPTKLDQIRSSMISATANNTALSYESLTQIYNILREETRTAMILPAPRLCRTAVSILTRKREAYAHQQSFIRGRIEQLLLEYARRHPSETKYDLDFICGVAVTVTGHQDQCYHVNFMAATKSTSKNTLFFAEFWWAYQDQSKPSVCCPLPQPYTMGRCYYGQESARKLAYPDDSIDYFSHDITHGGLDDTEGILDTDFLYFDSKRDVELAKVLQRMGKKEEVMQRSSTGRRAEWTAGVPLC